A section of the Amblyomma americanum isolate KBUSLIRL-KWMA chromosome 2, ASM5285725v1, whole genome shotgun sequence genome encodes:
- the LOC144118693 gene encoding fatty-acid amide hydrolase 2-like → MWYKVSVAKEPKLFDLEDAHVFTELLLAFTEGARHTVPMVIATTTKASYRFRNTQEAEAFLAEVDVVRDRLEETLGEDGVLILPAATKTAPYHRQDIYFNESPEMTALFSILKMPATACPVMKSANGLPLAVQVVAKRGNDRLCLAVAREIERQFGGWIQPWVRN, encoded by the coding sequence ATGTGGTACAAAGTGTCGGTCGCGAAAGAGCCCAAACTCTTCGACCTCGAGGATGCGCACGTGTTTACCGAACTCCTGCTTGCGTTCACAGAAGGCGCCCGGCACACAGTACCAATGGTGATTGCCACCACCACCAAGGCGTCGTACCGCTTCAGGAACACGCAGGAAGCCGAAGCATTCCTCGCCGAAGTCGACGTCGTACGCGACCGCCTCGAAGAGACGCTAGGTGAGGACGGTGTCCTCATCCTACCGGCAGCAACTAAAACGGCTCCGTACCACCGTCAAGATATTTATTTCAACGAATCGCCAGAAATGACAGCGCTGTTTAGCATCCTCAAGATGCCCGCGACGGCATGTCCCGTTATGAAGTCTGCGAACGGGCTGCCTCTGGCTGTTCAAGTGGTGGCGAAGAGGGGAAACGACCGGCTGTGCCTCGCCGTGGCCAGGGAGATTGAGCGGCAGTTCGGTGGATGGATTCAGCCATGGGTTCGCAACTGA